One window of the Rhipicephalus sanguineus isolate Rsan-2018 chromosome 4, BIME_Rsan_1.4, whole genome shotgun sequence genome contains the following:
- the LOC119389334 gene encoding uncharacterized protein LOC119389334 gives MEAEAAVRIWQRSQTCDTPLRFSKFLSDGDSKVYTAVVEAKVYGDATIFEEKDCTNHLAKRLGTALHKLKEPLPRGEKLKDMAIQKLQTYYQVAITSSRGSIKAMHRAIWASYFHCRSTDNANTHEFCPDGPESWCKHKRAKALGEPAPAHTPLLTKAQGKAIFPIYKRLTDENLPTRCIQGKTQNAAESLNSKIWLLCPKTRFASRHVVEMATAMAVLWFNRGHSSFERVLEELGVLPPHDLVALGTSQDSTRQKKMSQKLTGEAKARRHALKKKSLVEESARKSREGQTYGAGAF, from the exons ATGGAAGCAGAAGCTGCAGTGCGCATTTGGCAAAGGAGCCAAACTTGTGACACACCACTGCGATTCAGTAAATTCCTCAGCGACGGTGACTCAAAAGTGTACACGGCAGTTGTTGAAGCGAAGGTATATGGCGATGCTACGATCTTTGAAGAAAAGGACTGCACAAATCACCTAGCCAAGCGCCTCGGGACCGCTCTTCACAAACTCAAGGAGCCACTGCCAAGAGGGGAAAAGCTAAAAGATATGGCAATACAGAAGCTGCAAACCTACTATCAAGTGGCCATCACAAGCAGTAGGGGCAGCATTAAAGCCATGCACCGGGCGATTTGGGCCTCATATTTTCATTGTCGCTCAACAGATAATGCGAACACCCACGAATTCTGTCCAGATGGACCGGAATCCTGGTGTAAACACAAGCGTGCTAAAGCCCTGGGCGAACCTGCACCGGCTCACACACCCCTGCTCACCAAAGCCCAGGGAAAGGCAATTTTCCCCATTTACAAGAGGCTCACCGACGAGAACCTACCGACTCGCTGTATTCAGGGCAAAACTCAGAATGCAGCGGAGTCGCTAAACAGTAAAATTTGGCTCCTCTGTCCAAAGACACGATTTGCCTCAAGACATGTTGTGGAGATGGCCACTGCTATGGCTGTTCTCTGgt ttaatCGAGgacactccagttttgaacgtgttctggaagagcttggtgtgctcccgcctcatgatctggttgctcttggcacatcacaggacagcacacgccagaaaaaaatgtctcaaaaactaacaggagaagcaaagGCTCGTCGGcatgcgctgaagaaaaaatctcttgtcgaggagtcagctcgaaagagccgtgagggccaaacctatggtgctggcgcattttaa